One Globicephala melas chromosome 6, mGloMel1.2, whole genome shotgun sequence genomic window carries:
- the SPAAR gene encoding small regulatory polypeptide of amino acid response codes for METAVIGIVAVLFVVTVAITCILCCLSCDSRTQDSQGGPHPSFTVATFRQEASLSTGPGHHVQPVAGVRDFWTFM; via the coding sequence ATGGAAACGGCAGTGATTGGAATTGTGGCCGTGCTATTCGTGGTCACCGTGGCCATCACCTGCATCCTCTGCTGTTTGAGCTGTGACTCAAGGACCCAGGATTCTCAGGGGGGCCCACACCCCAGCTTCACGGTGGCCACGTTTCGCCAGGAGGCTTCTCTCTCCACGGGGCCAGGTCACCATGTCCAGCCAGTGGCGGGTGTCCGGGACTTCTGGACTTTCATGTGA
- the HRCT1 gene encoding histidine-rich carboxyl terminus protein 1, translating into MLGLLGSTTLVGLIIGAAVALLLLLLLLAACLYCRQEETDVERNHPAARRNRVRWAQPPISSGRGHLGRLHHIRYSGRVPHMPHATLHHHHHLAHHHAHHAHQAQ; encoded by the coding sequence ATGCTGGGCCTCCTGGGGAGCACGACCCTCGTGGGCTTGATCATAGGCGCTGCTGTGgctctgctgttgctgctgctgctgctggccgcCTGCTTGTACTGCAGACAGGAGGAGACTGACGTGGAGAGGAACCACCCTGCTGCAAGGAGAAACCGAGTCCGGTGGGCCCAGCCTCCGATCTCCTCAGGCCGGGGCCACCTGGGACGCTTGCACCATATCCGTTATTCTGGCCGTGTGCCTCACATGCCCCATGCGActctccatcaccaccatcacctcgcCCACCACCATGCCCACCACGCCCACCAGGCCCAGTGA